One part of the Tenacibaculum sp. 190130A14a genome encodes these proteins:
- the guaB gene encoding IMP dehydrogenase, translating into MNAHQSKFVGEGLTYDDVLLVPAYSEVLPREVSIQTKFTRNITINVPIVSAAMDTVTESAMAIAIAREGGIGVLHKNMTIEQQAQEVRKVKRAESGMIIDPITLSLQAIVLDAKQAMREHKIGGIPVVDDNGKLIGIVTNRDLRFEKNNDRPIVEVMTSENLVTVAEGTSLKDAEVILQENKIEKLPVVNDDDKLVGLITFRDITKLTQKPIANKDSYGRLRVAAALGVTHDAVERAEALVNAGVDAVIIDTAHGHTQGVVTVLKEVKAKFPELDVVVGNIATPEAAKYLVEAGADAVKVGIGPGSICTTRVVAGVGFPQFSAVLEVAAAIKGSGVPVIADGGIRYTGDIPKAIAAGADCVMLGSLLAGTKESPGETIIYEGRKFKSYRGMGSVEAMKKGSKDRYFQDVEDDIKKLVPEGIVGRVPYKGELQESIHQFVGGLRAGMGYCGSKNIETLKNTGKFVRITASGINESHPHDVAITKEAPNYSRR; encoded by the coding sequence ATGAACGCTCACCAGTCTAAATTTGTAGGTGAAGGATTAACTTACGACGATGTTCTATTAGTTCCTGCCTATTCAGAAGTACTTCCAAGAGAAGTAAGCATACAAACAAAATTTACAAGAAATATTACTATAAATGTTCCTATCGTATCAGCTGCAATGGATACGGTAACTGAAAGTGCTATGGCTATTGCTATTGCTCGTGAAGGAGGAATAGGAGTTCTGCATAAGAACATGACCATTGAACAACAAGCTCAAGAAGTTCGTAAGGTAAAACGTGCAGAAAGCGGGATGATTATAGATCCTATTACACTTTCATTACAAGCAATTGTTTTGGATGCTAAACAAGCCATGCGCGAGCATAAAATAGGAGGTATTCCAGTAGTAGACGATAATGGTAAGTTAATAGGAATTGTAACGAATAGAGATTTACGTTTTGAAAAAAACAATGATCGTCCTATAGTTGAAGTAATGACATCTGAAAACTTAGTAACGGTTGCGGAAGGAACTTCTTTAAAAGATGCTGAGGTTATTTTACAAGAAAATAAGATTGAAAAATTACCGGTTGTTAATGATGACGATAAATTAGTTGGTTTAATAACGTTTAGAGATATAACCAAGTTAACTCAGAAGCCAATTGCTAATAAAGATTCTTATGGGCGTTTACGTGTAGCTGCTGCCTTAGGAGTAACGCATGATGCTGTAGAAAGAGCCGAAGCATTAGTAAATGCAGGAGTAGATGCAGTTATTATAGATACTGCACATGGTCATACCCAAGGAGTAGTAACTGTTTTAAAAGAAGTAAAGGCTAAATTTCCAGAACTAGATGTAGTGGTTGGAAATATTGCAACACCTGAAGCAGCAAAATATTTAGTAGAGGCAGGAGCAGATGCTGTAAAAGTAGGAATAGGACCTGGTTCTATTTGTACAACAAGAGTTGTTGCAGGAGTAGGATTTCCTCAGTTTTCAGCAGTGTTAGAAGTAGCAGCAGCAATTAAAGGAAGTGGAGTTCCGGTAATAGCAGATGGAGGAATCCGCTATACAGGAGATATTCCAAAGGCAATTGCAGCTGGAGCAGATTGTGTGATGTTAGGATCGTTATTAGCAGGAACAAAAGAATCTCCAGGAGAAACAATCATTTACGAAGGAAGAAAGTTTAAGTCTTATAGAGGAATGGGTTCTGTAGAAGCTATGAAGAAAGGATCTAAAGACCGTTATTTCCAAGATGTAGAAGATGATATTAAAAAATTAGTTCCAGAAGGAATTGTAGGTAGAGTTCCTTATAAAGGAGAATTACAAGAGAGTATCCATCAATTTGTAGGAGGTTTACGAGCAGGAATGGGATATTGCGGATCTAAAAATATTGAAACACTTAAGAATACGGGTAAATTTGTACGTATCACAGCAAGTGGAATCAATGAAAGTCACCCACATGATGTAGCTATAACAAAAGAAGCTCCAAATTATAGTAGAAGATAA
- a CDS encoding DUF1842 domain-containing protein, which yields MATLKEPKTLIDSAYLTKGTIGNVGMPGAPIAHFSLVVSPASNTVSGIVEITQAVDRAPIRVHVAGNIRYTGYGNVTKIVTLAGEYVVSVPPPAIGSYLEKFTAYMDIDNDWNGTGGFTYGNNKVEDVPVKSAN from the coding sequence ATGGCTACTTTAAAAGAACCAAAAACGTTAATCGACTCTGCTTATTTAACAAAAGGAACTATTGGAAACGTGGGAATGCCTGGTGCACCTATTGCTCATTTCTCATTAGTTGTTTCTCCTGCTTCTAACACTGTTTCAGGTATCGTTGAAATTACTCAAGCTGTTGATAGAGCTCCAATCAGAGTACACGTTGCTGGTAACATTCGTTATACAGGATATGGTAATGTAACGAAGATCGTAACATTGGCTGGAGAGTATGTAGTATCTGTTCCACCACCAGCAATTGGAAGTTACTTAGAAAAATTTACTGCATACATGGATATCGATAACGATTGGAATGGTACTGGTGGTTTTACCTATGGTAACAACAAAGTAGAAGATGTACCTGTAAAATCTGCAAACTAA